Proteins co-encoded in one Octopus bimaculoides isolate UCB-OBI-ISO-001 chromosome 9, ASM119413v2, whole genome shotgun sequence genomic window:
- the LOC106875321 gene encoding cytochrome b-c1 complex subunit 6, mitochondrial: MKVLDTIHASDEPEEEPEAEEEEEEEEELEDIHDHLRAKCREDNCSKYQEKLDTCNDRVNSRTKTSEDCTEEIMDLFHCVDYCAAKTLFSKLK, translated from the exons ATGAAAGTTCTAGACACAATTCATGCTTCAGAT GAGCCAGAGGAAGAACCagaagctgaagaagaagaagaagaggaagaagaattagaa GATATCCACGACCATTTGCGTGCTAAATGTCGAGAGGATAATTGTTCAAAGTATCAGGAGAAGTTAGATACTTGTAATGACCGTGTGAATTCTCGCACTAAAACATCTGAAGACTGTACTGAAGAAATAATGGATTTATTTCATTGTGTTGATTATTGT GCAGCAAAAACATTGTTTTCGAAGTTGAAATAA